ACGCCGCCCGAACTACCATCCGCCAGGCTGCGGCAGCCTGTGGTCAACGGCCTCGGGACTTCGATGCCGTTGCCCGGCACAAGGAGGATCGCGCCCGCCGATTGACGACACAGATGGAAGAGCTGCTGACTCAGCACACCCCGGAAGAGCTAATGCTCTGCGCAGCCGACTCTCTCCTCAGCCATCACAACCGCCGGCCAGGAGGCAAGCCCTCCTCCGCCCCCTCCTGAGGAGCCTTCGTGCCCGCACCCACCGACGAGCAGATCCAAGCCTCCGACACCTTTCGATCAGGGCGCCACCTCGTCCTGCAAGCGGGAGCCGGTACCGGCAAGACCACCACCCTCGCGATGCTCGCTGCCAGCAACAAAAAACGCGGTCGTTACCTGGCCTTCAACAAGGACATCGCTCGCGATGCCGCCAATCGTTTTCCTCGCACCGTGATCTGCAAGACGGCCCATGCGACCGCGTACGCAGCACTGGGCCACCGTTATGCCGGCCGACTCAACGGCCCTCGCCAGCCTGCCTGGAAGACGGGCCAGGCCCTCGGTGTCACCCGGCCCATCCGCATCGGCGATCACGAGATCAGCCACAAGACCCTCTCGCACACGGTGCTACGCGCCGTGACGCGCTTCTGCTACTCCGCCGATCGCACTCTGGCCCGCCAGCATGTGCCGCATCTTCGCCGCCTGGCAACACCCGCCGAACACGCGCAACTCGCTGAAGTGGTCCTGCCGTTCGCGGCCAAGGCCTGGGCCGACCTGCAGAACCCAGACCAGGGCATGGTCCGCTTCGAACACGACCACTACTTGAAGATGTGGGCCCTGACCCAACCCAAGATCGAAACGGACTTCCTCTTCCTCGACGAAGCCCAGGACACCAACCCCGTCCTGGAACAGGTCTTCACCGCCCAACGCGACCACGCCCAACTCGTCATGGTCGGCGACTCGGCCCAAGCCATTTACGGCTGGCGCGGCGCCTGCGACGTGATGACCGACTTCGACGCCGACGCGCTCACCCTGACCCGTTCCTTCCGCTTCGGCCCTCTCCTCGCCGAAGAGGCCAACCGCTGGCTCGAACTCGCCGAGTCGCCCATTCGCCTGACCGGAAGCGACATGATCCCCACCGAGATCGGAGACGTCGCGCACCCGGACGCCGTGCTGTGCCGCACCAACATCGGTGCCATGGCCGAAGTCATGCAACTTCTCTCCGAAGGACGCCGCGTCGCCCTTGCTCGCGGCGGACACACGCTCGCCTCCCTGGCGCTGGCAGCTCGCGACCTCAAAGAAGGCCGCCGCACAACCCACCCCGAACTCGTTCTCTTCGCCTCCTGGGGCGACGTACAGGACTACGCGGTCTACGACCCGGCCGGCGGCGACCTCCAGCCGTTCGTCGACCTCGTCGACACGCACGGTCCCGACGCCATCCTGGCCGCAGTCGACGAGCTCACCGACGAGGAGCACGCCGACGTGACCGTGTCCACGGCTCACAAGGCCAAGGGGCGTGAATGGTCGACCGTCCGGATCGGGGACGACTTCCCACCTCCCAAGGACACCGATCAAAGTGACGCCGAGGGCCGCCCAATCCCGGAAGCTGTCAACGACACCGACGCCCGCCTCGCATACGTTGCGGTTACGCGTGCGCGCCGCAGGCTTGACCTCGGCGGTCTGTCATGGATCGACGACCATCGAGCTCGACAACTGATTGCCAGCGAGGTATAGCGATCGAATACGGCCCTCACTCTTAACAGCCCCTTGCTGGACTGGTCGACACAGGATCAGACGCCCCTTCCGCTCGCCCTGTGCTCCTCGTCGCGGTGAGTG
This window of the Streptomyces sp. NBC_01275 genome carries:
- a CDS encoding UvrD-helicase domain-containing protein, which produces MPAPTDEQIQASDTFRSGRHLVLQAGAGTGKTTTLAMLAASNKKRGRYLAFNKDIARDAANRFPRTVICKTAHATAYAALGHRYAGRLNGPRQPAWKTGQALGVTRPIRIGDHEISHKTLSHTVLRAVTRFCYSADRTLARQHVPHLRRLATPAEHAQLAEVVLPFAAKAWADLQNPDQGMVRFEHDHYLKMWALTQPKIETDFLFLDEAQDTNPVLEQVFTAQRDHAQLVMVGDSAQAIYGWRGACDVMTDFDADALTLTRSFRFGPLLAEEANRWLELAESPIRLTGSDMIPTEIGDVAHPDAVLCRTNIGAMAEVMQLLSEGRRVALARGGHTLASLALAARDLKEGRRTTHPELVLFASWGDVQDYAVYDPAGGDLQPFVDLVDTHGPDAILAAVDELTDEEHADVTVSTAHKAKGREWSTVRIGDDFPPPKDTDQSDAEGRPIPEAVNDTDARLAYVAVTRARRRLDLGGLSWIDDHRARQLIASEV